AGGGTGATACCCGGCACCTGATAGTGAAGCACGACAGGTTCGCCGCGTTTGACCAAGAGCGGCTTGGCGAGATCCCCGCTGCGGATCGGCTGGCCTGGTCGCAATGCTTGCTGGATCGCCATGCCGATGGCGGCTGCCGGGTCGCGGATGGGTTCGCCCTGGGTTTCGGCCTTCGAGCGCTTTTCGATCGTCACGTCTGAGGCGCGCAGGATGTCACCGCGATTCAAAGTCCGCGTTGCGACCAGCGTGTCATAGGCTTCGCCGGCCGTGCCGGTGATGCGAGCCGGCTTTTCATCGTCAGTTTTGAATTCAATGTCGAAGCGTCCGCTGCGTTCAAGGCTGATACGTAGCGGCATCAGCGGTCCGGTCTCGGAAGGGTCGACATGGATCGATTGCAACGGCGTGTCGGCAATGATGGCGACGTTGGTCGGATCGGCAATGCGCATCCGCGCGGAGAGAAGCTCGGCAATGCGGCTGCGGATTTCCGTGGCTTCGATGATGCGGCTCGCGCGCGTGACCGAAATCTGCGACAGGCCGCCGGTATTGACGCCGAGGACATCGTGCGGACGAAGCGCCTCCAGCACGCGTGCGGTCGGCACCGTTCCTGTTTCGCCAAGATCTGGCGCGCGGAAGACTGCAATCTTCGCCTTGAATGGAGAAGCGTTCTCCACCAGATCGCCAATACGGACGAGATCGCTCGAGACCTCGACGCTGGCCCGCAGCACGGGCGTCTGTGCGGCGGCTGCGGTGGCGGTGAACGCGAACAATGCAAGGATGGCCAGGCGCTTCATTGCGGTCGCTCCTTATCGCATCATGCCGGACGTCGACTGCAGCATCTGATCCGCTGCGGTGACGACCTTGGCGTTCATTTCGTAGGCGCGCTGCGCGGCGATCAGATCGGAGATCTCGCTGACCGCTTCCACATTGGCCTGTTCGAGCGCGTTCTGCATCAGATTGCCGAAGCTGAGCGTCCCTGGTGTCCCCAGTTGTGGCGTGCCCGATGACGGTGTCTCGAGATACAGGTTGTCGCCGATGCCTTGCAGGCCCGACTTGTTCATGAACATCGCGATCTGGATCTGGCCGATCTGCGTTGGCGTTGTCGTTCCCGCCGGCGTCACCATCACCTGGCCCTGCGCATTCACCGTAAAGCCGGTTGAGTTCTGCGGAACCGTGATGGCGGGTTCGATCAGGTAGCCTTGTGCGGTGACGAGGCGGCCGGTTGCATCGACAGCAAATGAGCCGTCGCGCGTATAAGCCGTGCGTCCGTCCGGCATCGTGATCGGAAAGAAACCTTCACCGCGGATGGCGATGTCGTGCTCTTTTCCGGTTGTTATCGGCGTGCCTTGCGTCATGAGACGCGGCGTGCCGACGGTTTTCACGCCCGACCCGAGCTCGATGCCGGAAGGCAGAATATTGCCTTGCTCCGACGTCTGTGTGCCGACGCGGCGCACGTGTTCGTAAAGCAGGTCCTGAAATTCCGCGCGCTGGCGCTTGTAGCCAGTGGTGCGCATGTTGGCGATGTTGTTGGAGATGACCTGAACGTTGAGTTCCTGGGCCATCATTCCGGTTGCCGCAGTATGCAAAGCTCGCATGATGTTTCCTCGAAATTAGGCCGGGACTTCGGCAAGACGCTCGATCGACGATTTCCGCATGTCGCCGTGTTGCTGCAGCAACGTAGCTGTTTGCGTATAGGCACGGGTGACCTCGATGAGCCGTGTCATCTCGACGATACCCTTGACGTTGGATTGCTCGATCGAACCCTGGATCACGTGCGGAAGCTGCGATGCCTGCGGGACGACGCCGTTCGGAGCGGAGAATGTTGAGAAGCCGTCCTTCCGCAGACGCTGAGCATCTTCGAATGAGACTAGGCGGAGTTTGCCGCGTGTGCCGTCCGGCACGGCGATTGTTCCGTCGCGATTGATGATGATATCCTTGTCGTCGGTCTGGAACTGGATCGGGCCTGCTTCGCCCATCACGCGATAGCCCTGGCTCGTCACGAGTTCGCCCGTGCTATTGATCTGGAACGAGCCGTTGCGCGTGTAACGTTCTCCCTGCGGCGTCTGGACGACGAAGAAATCCTTGCCGTCGATTGCAACATCGAGTGGATTGCCGGTCTGCCGCAGTGGCCCTTGAGTCAGGTCGTGCCAGGTCGCGCGGTCATGCACGTAGGACAGTTTGCTGTGCTTCCCCGGAAACCCGTCATGCCGGGCCTTCGGCATGACGTATTCTTCAAAGACCGCCGTATCGCCCTTGAAACCCGTCGTGTTGATGTTGGCGACGTTGTTCGAAACCACGTCGAGTTCGCGACGCAATGCCATTTGCCGCGACAACCCGATGAGGGACGCATTTGCCATAGTCCGACTCCCCAAATGACGGCCGGATCGCGCCCTCCCAGGCGTTAACCGGTCGCTTTAACGCCGCAGCTCTCCCAAGCCGCGGATACGCCAAGCAGTGCAGAGCCCGTGCCAATCTTATATTTTCAATAATTTCAGCACCTTAGATGAAATTTGAGGTGGGCAGATGGTAACCCGGCGGCAAATCCGGCCGGGTTCAACCCGGCAAAAAATGCCCGATTGGAAGCCGCTGGAAAGGTTCTGTTAACCATCAAGTCCTAACTTTGCAGAAAGCGTGGCGCTTCCTCGAAAGGGAAGAAATCGCTGTGCGGGAGCAGGGGCTGGTCGATGGCGGACAAGAAGAAGCAGGCCGACGCGGATGTCGCGGCTGATGAAGGCGTGGCTGACGGAAAGCCCGCTCGGAAAAAGAAATTCCCACTCAAGCTGATCTTGATGGCGGTTGGTGGCCTCGTCCTGCTCGGCGCCGGAGGCGGTGCTTTCTTCATGATGAAGAACAAGGCGTCGGCGACCGCTATGGCAGCTCCGGTTGCCAAGCCGCCGGCATTCCTCGATCTTCCCGACACGCTGGTGAACCTTTCCAACACCGGAAACGAGCGCCCGCAATATCTGAAGGTCAAGATCGTACTGGAATTGCCCGATCAGACGATGGTTGCACAGGTGCAGCCGGTATTGCCGCGGGTGATGGATTCCTTCCAGACTTATCTGCGCGAATTGCGCCCGACCGATCTCGATGGTTCTGCCGGCCTTTATCGTCTCAAGGAAGAACTGACCCGCCGCGTCAATAACGCGATTGTGCCCAGTCGCGTGAATGCCGTGCTGTTCAAAGAAATTGTGGTTCAGTGACGGTATCGGCCAATGAGCGATAAGGATCAGGTCGATCAGGAAGCCCTCGCGGCGGAATGGGGGCTCGGCCTTCAATCCGGCAATGACGGTCAGGACGTTACGGTTGCGGTCAAGCCGCTTGGATTAGAGGCCGGGTTGGAGAATGCGCCGGCAGTCAGCGCGTCTGCCGACGGCGGAAGCGCCTGGGCCGCGATGATCGACGAGAGCAAGATCAGCCCGAAAGGCAGCGCCGAGCGTGTCCTCAATCAGGAGGAGATCGACAGCCTGCTCGGCTTCAGTCTCGCCGATGTCAGCCTCAACGACAATTCCGGCATTCGCGCCATTATCGACAGCGCGATGGTGTCCTACGAGCGTCTGCCGATGCTCGAAATCGTCTTCGACCGGCTGGTCCGGTTGCTGACAACATCGCTGCGCAATTTCACCTCGGACAATGTCGAAGTCTCGCTCGATCGCATCACCTCGGTGCGCTTCGGCGACTATATCAACTCGATCCCGCTGCCTACGGTGCTGTCCGTGTTCAAGGCCGAGGAATGGGAGAATTTCGGGCTCGTCACCGTCAATTCCAGCCTGATCTACTCGATGATCGACGTGCTGCTTGGCGGGCGCCGCGGCTCGGGCACGACACGTGTCGAAGGACGGCCCTATACGACGATCGAAACCAATCTCGTCAAGCGGATGGTCGAGTTGATTCTGGCCGACGCCGAATTGGCGTTCAAGCCACTCTCGCCGGTGAAGTTCAACATCGACCGGATCGAAAGCAATCCGCGCTTCGCCGCCATTACCCGGCCGGCCAATGCCGCGATCCTGATCCGGCTGCGCATCGATATGGAAGATCGCGGCGGTACGGCCGAGATCTTGCTGCCATACGCGACCATCGAACCGATCCGCGGTGTTTTGCTGCAGATGTTCATGGGCGAAAAATTCGGCCGCGATCAGATCTGGGAAGAGCATCTGGCAACCGAAATCGGCCAGGCTGCGGTCAGTGTCGATGCGGTGCTCTATGAAGCGAAGCTGCCGCTGCGCCAAATCATGGAATTGAAGGTTGGCGATACGCTGCCGCTGGAAATCCGTCCCGACGCGCACATCACCGTTCGATGCGGCGACGTCTCGCTGACCGAGGGCCGCATGGGCCGCGTCGGCGATCGTATTTCGGTTCGCGTGTCCAAGCCGTTGCGCAAGCCGAAGATGACCTACGCCATGTTCGAAAATGCCGACGATTCAAGAAAGCGCCTGGAGGCACCGTGAGCTACAATATTGGATTGATGATCGAATCCCTTGTCGCGGTTCTATTGGTTCTGACGATTTTGTATTGCGCACGTCTCAACAAGCAGATTGGACAGCTCAAGGCTGACGAAAAACTGATGAAAGCCAGCATCGTCGAGCTGGTCATGGCAACCGAGAAAGCCGAACGCGCGATCGGCGGGCTGAAGCTCACCGCAAGAGAGGCTGAAGATACGCTGGGCGCCCGCTTGCGCGAATCCGAGGCTTATTGCACGGCCATGGCCGGTCATCTGAAGGCTGGCGAGGACGTGCTCAACCGGCTTCGCAAGATCGCCTATGCCAACAAGCTTCTGGCTGGCGAGGCCACGGCGGCGAAAGCAGAGTCTTTCACCCGGAAAGATGACGTCAAAACGCAGGATCCGAAATCGGTTGTCGCCGCAGCGCAAGCTCTTGCCGAGCGGGCCATGGCGCGAGTGAATGGCCGCGCGGCATGAATGATGTCCTGCAGAAAATCCGGCTGATTCCGATTGTGCTGATCGCGGCAGGCGGACTGCTGGCGCTCAAGCTGACCGGCCTCATCCTGGATGGCGGTTATACTCTGGGCGCCGGCCATCAGGCGATGGTCGATCGCGCCGCCAAGGACGCCGCCAAAGAGGCTGCGATGACAGCCTTGGCGACACGTCCCGTACAGGTGGTGCGGCAGGTGGACCCGAGATTCCCGGCGCAAGAGGCGGCCGGCGACGTGACAGGATCAGTCCCCGCGAAGCTCAAGGAAGCGGCCAAGACCAGCACGCCGGAGGAGGCTCCGGCTGAAGGCAAGAAGATTCAGGCCCTGCCGGCGCGGCCGGCGCCCGT
The genomic region above belongs to Pseudorhodoplanes sinuspersici and contains:
- the flgA gene encoding flagellar basal body P-ring formation chaperone FlgA: MKRLAILALFAFTATAAAAQTPVLRASVEVSSDLVRIGDLVENASPFKAKIAVFRAPDLGETGTVPTARVLEALRPHDVLGVNTGGLSQISVTRASRIIEATEIRSRIAELLSARMRIADPTNVAIIADTPLQSIHVDPSETGPLMPLRISLERSGRFDIEFKTDDEKPARITGTAGEAYDTLVATRTLNRGDILRASDVTIEKRSKAETQGEPIRDPAAAIGMAIQQALRPGQPIRSGDLAKPLLVKRGEPVVLHYQVPGITLTVRGKAEDGGALGDTVNITNVQSKRTVQGVVSGHGQVTVTSLTPRVVSATINQASHQQVSALAAGR
- the flgF gene encoding flagellar basal-body rod protein FlgF gives rise to the protein MANASLIGLSRQMALRRELDVVSNNVANINTTGFKGDTAVFEEYVMPKARHDGFPGKHSKLSYVHDRATWHDLTQGPLRQTGNPLDVAIDGKDFFVVQTPQGERYTRNGSFQINSTGELVTSQGYRVMGEAGPIQFQTDDKDIIINRDGTIAVPDGTRGKLRLVSFEDAQRLRKDGFSTFSAPNGVVPQASQLPHVIQGSIEQSNVKGIVEMTRLIEVTRAYTQTATLLQQHGDMRKSSIERLAEVPA
- a CDS encoding DUF6468 domain-containing protein, giving the protein MSYNIGLMIESLVAVLLVLTILYCARLNKQIGQLKADEKLMKASIVELVMATEKAERAIGGLKLTAREAEDTLGARLRESEAYCTAMAGHLKAGEDVLNRLRKIAYANKLLAGEATAAKAESFTRKDDVKTQDPKSVVAAAQALAERAMARVNGRAA
- the flgG gene encoding flagellar basal-body rod protein FlgG, producing the protein MRALHTAATGMMAQELNVQVISNNIANMRTTGYKRQRAEFQDLLYEHVRRVGTQTSEQGNILPSGIELGSGVKTVGTPRLMTQGTPITTGKEHDIAIRGEGFFPITMPDGRTAYTRDGSFAVDATGRLVTAQGYLIEPAITVPQNSTGFTVNAQGQVMVTPAGTTTPTQIGQIQIAMFMNKSGLQGIGDNLYLETPSSGTPQLGTPGTLSFGNLMQNALEQANVEAVSEISDLIAAQRAYEMNAKVVTAADQMLQSTSGMMR
- the fliL gene encoding flagellar basal body-associated protein FliL: MADKKKQADADVAADEGVADGKPARKKKFPLKLILMAVGGLVLLGAGGGAFFMMKNKASATAMAAPVAKPPAFLDLPDTLVNLSNTGNERPQYLKVKIVLELPDQTMVAQVQPVLPRVMDSFQTYLRELRPTDLDGSAGLYRLKEELTRRVNNAIVPSRVNAVLFKEIVVQ
- the fliM gene encoding flagellar motor switch protein FliM; protein product: MSDKDQVDQEALAAEWGLGLQSGNDGQDVTVAVKPLGLEAGLENAPAVSASADGGSAWAAMIDESKISPKGSAERVLNQEEIDSLLGFSLADVSLNDNSGIRAIIDSAMVSYERLPMLEIVFDRLVRLLTTSLRNFTSDNVEVSLDRITSVRFGDYINSIPLPTVLSVFKAEEWENFGLVTVNSSLIYSMIDVLLGGRRGSGTTRVEGRPYTTIETNLVKRMVELILADAELAFKPLSPVKFNIDRIESNPRFAAITRPANAAILIRLRIDMEDRGGTAEILLPYATIEPIRGVLLQMFMGEKFGRDQIWEEHLATEIGQAAVSVDAVLYEAKLPLRQIMELKVGDTLPLEIRPDAHITVRCGDVSLTEGRMGRVGDRISVRVSKPLRKPKMTYAMFENADDSRKRLEAP